ccatctttggaggcgctggtagctagggttttggataggtttgacggccttcgacaccacatttcctttggaagagagctattgggggagctttcgtcggcaccgatccggtgaggtgtgccctaggtttgacatggggacctttgaagaagacgcggccgatccacaagacctttgacacgaacacaagggcgttttcattcatggattgtatctctttacttttgatttcattatctattgtatttttctccatggagagttaaacccctagtgggtacttgggtatttctgaaccctaggatgtatttgtttcattgaatctctttattatgcttttaattgattaatgtttatcgtgagttccaatcttgtaggcttgattgtttgaatactcccctagagtgacactagagttgagagttcttgttggtaactgtgggagtttgacttttttctttactttgcttatgttttgccttttgagtttaacttgttgtttaagtatttttgagtgttcttttgtgttaggAACTTAGTTATGGTTTTTGGGAGGTTTTTAAAGTGGGAGAGAGTCATTTTGGAGGTTAACCTGAAAGCCTCACggtttccatgcgggcgcatggaagcccgtgagggtttcccgtaaaaattcaatttttgtgggCTGAAATGGACCAACCtgaaagcctcacggcctccatgcgggcgcatggagcccgtgaagattTCAGAAGTGGCCTCAAAGTGGTCTCACGAGCCTTGGCATATATATTGACCTTCTTGGACCTTCTAGGACATTCctagcttctttttctctccttcttccttctcctctgattttcttcatttttctctcttcaaacctctcatctttgatccccaaacaaaagaagaagtggaaatctcatctccttacaagaagaagagttcGATTAAGGCATAGAGAGGATTATCGGTGAGTTAGGCTACATCAACTTCCTCCTTTTCACTCCTCTcatccttgttgtgattctttgaaatttttgtgagaaatcttagttattgaagtgatttaaagattagaatcattttaaggttgtaaaaccatgatttggtgaggaaatgagagACATCTTGCATCTCAAGggttcgggttactgtagcaccgacccaAGTTGAattccttttgttctttttgctgattttgaggattttaaaggtttcattcttgttatatcttcttattagagtgcttagaaaactctagaaacaatttactcctattttaagcacattttccttctttttaattggttgtagtattgttgttgaatcttgcttttgttggttgtttaacggcttctaggaggagaagcttcaagcaaaggaaaagagattatagacaagtaactttggagggtgttagctcgccaagtttgtgagtgggatttactaaattatggactatatatcatgcatatatatacatatatatatattggcctttgaatgacaagatttctatctataaaactcttgagatgttattcattggatttggatatcatgaggatttatgatttgatctccttcatggtttttactaaagattattaatatacatatgttgttgttatgatttgaaaaatatatgttttagaagatatgtttgaattatgtatccttataaaagattgatgtttttcctatgatgaccaaaagctttgggtaaaacaaattgaatattaCCATGAAAATGATGTAATTGATTTGAGGTATACATATGTGTTTTCAATGAATATTCTTGTATGCTGTTTTTAAcgaaaatgttttcattgaatggTTATGAACAAGTTGTTGACTTTTGGAGTGAGATTGGCATTTGTGAACACTTGTTccctattgatgaatatatttagCCTACGGGCCAGAATGctatttattgctttcattcatGATTTGTGAACATAGTCCTGAATAAGGACCCTTTTCAGTTTGTAatgaatatttggattttattatgcaaacacccgtggggtcttgaacatatccatggaaatggtgggctacggccttcatgttcttgacggggtggttttgatggtgacagggggaaaccccaatacttactgcagtgagagtgtggatggtttccacgggccgactcgtatagaggtggcgtggaatcatcgtcaaaccggttatgccatttcggtgggagcgtagagccctcgacttggatatagttgggttgttcgagtcaccacacgaacttcccagcgccaacgccaagatatgcgcatcttggtggTCTCGACCCTAACCACGGCCACGGTTAGTGagggagggttttcgaggctatttaaaatatatttgtttattttaatcgatgatttatacatttttgaattatgagttactaagccaaagtataaacttggatttcttactcatatggattttgagatgatttaaaagagttttatcgagcatttcattgttgtaaattttatatcttaatttatacttgacaGTCAaggtatattgaatattttgaggagttgaaatatattttttttacctttttactttaatatattatgtatgggatatagctccatgtttagccactcactgagtaacctagttactcatcccctctttatTTTTCCCTCCCCCAGGTGACAGCACAGCAGCGGGAtagaagcgtgaagtgcttggcagagtagtttgtattttcttaagctgtgtatgaagcttatatattttggcatgtagttgatggatccactaggatattaccaaccctaatattaatatgtatctttcttctttgatacttttaaatatgttggttagctttatgttgtgtatgagatgtatactctctaagtgaatggttgttgtcatggtttaaattaaagtgatgggttgtgtaggaacatttgggtatattggattgctagaatgtttattattgttatagtggttttgtacaggaaacaggttagccttacggtgatctaggggtgagttagtgttggacctcccttgggttatcgtggcggtatgtcatgagtgggacccgcgagacggggcgtgacatactttagtggtatcagagccctgGTTTAGAGTTTAGGTGTAGATTTAGACAGTATAATCTAGATCTAGAGTTAGTTTCTCGATTGGGTCAAATGTctgattttttttgtctttgttactagtggatccaagcaGAGTCTGCATATAGCATTGGTGCATATTGTGGATTTCTAAAAGatgtcttatgttttcatttcagtaAGATGCCAGCACAACATTCACGCACTCGCCGTGGAAGAGTTAATTCCCCTGCTGTTGCTACACCAAGAGCTCAGAGAGGTGGAAGGCGAGGAGAACCAACCCCGCCCCCATCTCCATCGCCACCTAGGCAGGAGGCCAGTTCAAGGCATGATCCTGCAGTGGCAGCTTCTGTGCATGCCCCGGAGGTTCAGGGAGCTACTCCTGTGCCTGCTTCTGTCCCAACTCCTGAGGCATTAGAAGCCTTTAGGTCTCATTGGGCTACCAAGGGGAGGCAGCCTACCTACCAGGAGTACCAGGACTTCTTAGACTATTGGAGGATTTTTGGGAGACAGGCTCAGACTACCCCAGTAACTACCCCAGCACCTGAACCTGCACCACCACGGGCCCCAGTGGTTCATTCCACCCCAGGAGAGGCCAGTGGACCTAGTCAAGCCTTAGCTTTGTCCAAGCTTCTAAAAGAAGCTCGACAGCTTGGATGTGGTTCTTTTGATGGCACTAGTGATGCCATGATTGCTAAAGAATGGGTCAAGCGGGTAATTGCTACCTTTGATGACATGAGTTTAGGTGGTGAGACCAGACTCAGGGTTGCTACTAGGTTGTTGGAGGGCAGAGCTCGAATTTGGTGGGAAAGTTTGAAGAGTAGATCATTTGGGCAGGTTACATGGTCAGATTTTCTGcgtgaatttgatgaagaatattacaccCGGTTTCACCGTGATCAGAAGAGGCATGAGTTTATGAGACTGGTTCAGGGAAATAAGACAGTTACAGAATATGAGACAGAATTGAAAGATTTGGCTAATTTTGTTCCAGAGTTAGCACCTACTGAGGAAGTTCTTTGttctaaatttgaagttggtttgaacttgggtattagagaaagaatgaCAGTTACAAGCAAGCAAAGTTTTAAGGAGATGGTACAATCAGCTTTGAGGGCAGAGCAGTTGGTTAGAGAAGGCAAGAGAGTTCGAGAGAACATAGCTAAGAGAAGAAGCTTGGAGGCGGGACAGCCATCCAAGAAGAGTAGGAGTGAGGGTTCCTCCAAGGGCAATTCTACTCCAGGCCCCACTAGACCTCCACTATCTCAGAGTGGTGATCAGCAGAGACTTACACGTTCTGATAGCGCTCCTAGTGTCAGAGGCCCAGAAGCTAGTAACAGGTGCAAGAATTGTGGAAAGCCGCATAAAGGACAGTGTCAGACACCTCGCAAGTGCTTCCATTGCGGTCAAACTGGACATTTGAGGTCAGCATGTCCAGAGTTGGGACGGGGTGGATCTACACCAGCATCTCAGGACCGTCCCCTAGCCGCCTCGAGAGGTTCTCGACCAAGAGCATCTTCCCGGGCTACTACCAAGTCGGGAGCTCGCTAGCAACACTTCGCAGCCAGGTGCCCATCGACCTCGGGACTGCAGCTCGAGACCCGAGTATTTGCCATGACAGAGGAAGAGGCTGAGTGTAGGCCTAATGTGATCACAGGTACACTATCCATCTTCCAGACATAATGCTTTTTGCATTGATTGATTCTCGGGTCGAGCGTTCTTTTTGTTAGTACTACATTTGCATGTCATGCGAATAGTGACCCTTCCCCTTGGGTGGTGAGTTAGTGATACAAACTCCTTTAGGTGAAGAGGTAGTAAGGAGTTTGGTGTACGAGGAGTGTCCGAGTGCTAATTAATGGAGTTGTCTTGAAGGCAGACTTAATACCTTTGGAGATCAAAGATTTTGATGCCATTCTTGGCATGGATTGGTTGGATAGACATCATGCTTCCATTGATTGTTTCAAGAAGGAAGTTACTTTTCCTGTGTCTTCGTGGACCCGCAGTGGTGTTAAAGGGGTGTGAGAAGGACTTTGCcttcatgtttaatttcatcCATGGAAGCTAGAAGATTGTTGGGCAAGGGTTGCCCAATGATTTTTGGCTCATGTGGTAGATACAAGAGTTAAGGAGCCAGCTTTTAGAAGAGATGCCGGTGGTGAGTGAGTTTCGGGATGTTTTTCCCGAAGACTTACCGTGTTTACCACCGGATAGAGAAATGGAGTTTGCTATAGATTTACTACCGAGTACGATTCCTATTTCTATGCCACCCTATTGGATGGCGCCAACAGAGCTAAGAGAATTGAAGACTCAATTGCAAGATCTTGTAGATAAGGGCTTTATTCGACCAAGTGTATCACCTTGGGGTGCACCCAgttctctttgtaaagaagaaggatggatctATGAGGTTGTGCATAGATTACAGTGCAATTAAATCGGGTgacaatcaagaacaagtacccATTGCCAaggattgatgatttatttgatcaattgaagGGAGCAAAGGTGTTCTCTAAAAATTGATTTGCGGTCTGGGTatcatcagttgaagattaagtCAGAGGATGTCCCAAAGACAGCTTTTCGGACCCGTTATGGCCATTATGAGTTTTTGGTGATGCCATTTGGTTTTGACTAATGCTCCTGCAGactttttatggatttgatgaacagTGGGTGTTTAGACCTTTATTTAGACAAGTTTGTCattgtgtttattgatgatatttttggtCTATTCACCTTCAAACGAGGAGCATGCTCAGCATCTTAGGATTGTTTTGCAAACTCTTCGGGAGAAGAAATTATATGCTAAATTCTCCAAGTGCGAGTTTTGGCTCTATGAAGTTGGATTTCTTGGACATGTGGTGTCGAGGAGAAGGGATATTTGTGGATCCAAAGAAAGTTGAAGCCATTGTAAAGTGGGAAAGGTCGAAAGAATGTTACCAAGTTCAAGTTTTTCTTGGACTTGCGGGTTATTATAGGAGATTTGTGGAAGGATTTTCTTCAATTGCCTTGCCATTATCAAAGTTAACTCGTAAGGAAGTGAAGTTTTCTTGGAATGATGAGTGTGAAAACAGCTTTCAAACTTTGAAGGACCGTTTGACATCGACTCCAGTGCTTACTTTTGCCGAAAAGTGGGAAAGAGTTTGTAGTCTCTGATGATGCTTCTCTGCAAGGTTTAGGTTGTGTGTTGATGCAAGAGGGAAAAAGTGGTGGCCTATGCCTCTAGGCGCTAAAAGCAAGCATGAGTTGAATTATCCcacccatgatttggagttggCAGTGTGGTCTTTTTCtttgaagatttggaggcattatcttTTTGGAGAAAGCGTGTCGGATTTTTACTGGACCATAAAAAGCTTGAAGTATCTTTTTACTCAGAAGGAATTGAACTTGAGGCAGCGACGATGGTTGGAATtaataaaggattatgatttgatcataGACTATCATCCGGGGAAAAAGCAAATGTGGTTGCTCGATGCTTTGAGTAGGAAGTCTACTTCAGTATCTTCTTTGAGGGTGTCCTATGTGCAACTTCTTTCGAGCAATGAAGTGCTTGAGATTAGACCTTAACGTTGGAGATCTCTGGAGCATTAGTAGCCGACTTCATAGTAAGACCATTACTTTCGTTGGATCGTATTAAGGAGCTTCGGGGTAATGATGAAAAGTTGATACAAGAGATGCGAGAGGTTACATACGGAAGAGACTAGTGAGTTCGAGTCGAGAGAAGATGGAATCCTAGAGTTTCGAGGGGACGTGTTTGTGTTCCGCGATTTAGAGCTCAAGAAAGTAATTTTTGGAAGAAGCTCATTCTTCGACTTATGCGATTCATCCCGGAAGTACCAAGATGTACGGAACAATCAAGGAGAATTATTGGTGGCCGGGGAATGAAGAAAGAGATAGCGAGTTTGTGGCTAAGTGCCTAGTGTGCCAACAAGTCAAGGCGAGGCATCAAAGACCTTGAGATTGTTACAACCTCTTCCAATCCCGGAATGGAAGTGGGAGCATATAACGATGGATTTTTGTGGTAGGTTTACCACGAACAACCTCGAGGTTTTTGATGCGAGTGTGGGTGATAGTGGATAGATTGACAAAAGTCGAGACATTTCTTAGCGAGTGCATACTAAGTATTCCTTGGAGAAATTGGCAAAGTTGTACATAGATGAGATAGTGAAATTGCATGGAGTACCGGGTTTCGATAGTTTTCGGATCGAGACCCTAGATTTACCTCTCGTTTTTTTGGCCAAGATTTCAGGGAGGCTCTAGGTACAACTTTAAAGTTTAGTACTGCTTATCATCCTCGAGATGGATGGTCAATCGGAAAAGAACCATTCGGACCCTTGAAGACATGTTAAGAGCTTGTGTTATAGATTTTTCAAGGAAGTTGGGATCAACACCTAGCATTGGTGGAGTTTGCCTATAATAATAGCTTTCAAGCAAGCATTGGTATGGCTCCATCACGAAGCCTTGTATGGAAGGAAGTGTAGGGACTCCTCTTTGTTGGGATGAAGTGGGAGAAAGGAAGcttcaaagtgtggaattaATTGATCAAACTATTGAGAAAGTGAAAGTGATTAGAGATAGATTGAAAGCAGCTCAGGATAGGCAAAAGAGTTATGCTGACAATCGAAGGAGATTCTTGGAGTTTGAAGTTGGTGATAGAGTATTCTTAAAAATTTCTCCATGGAAAGGGGTAATTCGGTTTCGAGGTAGGGGAAAGTTGAATCCCCGATATATAGGTCCATTTTTGATTCTAGAGAGAATTGGACCGGTAGCCTATCGATTAGAATTACCACCTGAGTTGGAAAAGATTCACAATGTGTTTCATGTCTCCGTGTTGAAGAAGTATATCCCTGACTCTTCTCATTGTCTTGAAACACCACCAGTGGAgttaagagaagatttgaagtttgaggTGCAACCGGTGAAGATTTTGGATCACCAAGTGAAAAATCTTCGAAGAAAGAACATACCTATGGTAAAAGTACTTTGGAGGaatgatgttgtagaagaaataaCTTGGGAACCAGAAGGAGCAATGAAGAGTAAATATCCCTTGTTGTTTGAAACTAGAGGTATGCTAAATTTCGAGGCCGAAATTTCTTTAAGGGGGGTAGGATGTGGGAGTTTgacttttttctttactttgcttatgttttgccttttgagtttaacttgttgtttaagtattttgagtgttcttttgtgttaggAACTTAGTTATGGTTTTTGGGAGGTTTTTAAAGTGGGAGAGAGTCATTTTGGAGGTTAACCTGAAAGCCTCACggtttccatgcgggcgcatggaagcccgtgagggtttctggtaaaaattcaatttttgtgggCTGAAATGGACCAACCtgaaagcctcacggcctccatgcgggcgcatggagcccgtgaagattTCAGAAGTGGCCTCAAAGTGGTCTCACGAGCCTTGGCATATATATTGACCTTCTTGGACCTTCTAGGACATTCctagcttctttttctctccttcttccttctcctctgattttcttcatttttctctcttcaaacctctcatctttgatccccaaacaaaagaagaagtggaaatctcatctccttacaagaagaagagttcGATTAAGGCATAGAGAGGATTATCGGTGAGTTAGGCTACATCAACTTCCTCCTTTTCACTCCTCTcatccttgttgtgattctttgaaatttttgtgagaaatcttagttattgaagtgatttaaagattagaatcatttttaaggttgtaaaaaccatgatttggtgaggaaatgagagACATCTTGCATCTCAAGGGTtcagggttactgtagcaccgacccaagttgaattcctttttgttctttttttgctgatttttgaggatttttaaaggtttcattcttgttatatcttcttattagagtgcttagaaaactctagaaacaatttactcctatttttaagcacattttccttctttttttaattggttgtagtattgttgttgaatcttgctttttgttggttgtttaacggcttctaggaggagaagcttcaagcaaaggaaaagagattatagacaagtaactttggagggtgttagctcgccaagtttgtgagtgggatttactaaattatggactatatatcatgcatatatatacatatatatatattggcctttgaatgacaagatttctatctataaaaactcttgagatgttattcattggatttggatatcatgaggatttatgatttgatctccttcatggtttttttactaaagattattaatatacatatgttgttgttatgatttgaaaaatatatgttttagaagatatgtttgaattatgtatccttataaaaagattgatgtttttttcctaTGATGACCAAAAAGCTTTGggtaaaaacaaattgaatattaCCATGAAAAATGATGTAATTGATTTGAGGTATACATATGTGTTTTTCAATGAATATTCTTGTATGTCTGTTTTTAAcgaaaaatgttttcattgaatggTTATGAACAAGTTGTTGACTTTTGGAGTGAGATTGGCATTTGTGAACACTTGTTccctattgatgaatatatttagCCTACGGGCCAGAATGctatttattgctttcattcatGATTTGTGAACATAGTCCCTGAATAAGGACCCTTTTTCGCTTTGTAatgaatatttggattttattatgcaaacaccgtggggtcttgaacatatccatggaaatggtgggctacggccttcatgttcttgacggggtggttttgatggtgacggggaaaccccaatacttactgcagtgagagtgtggatggtttccacgggccgactgtatagaggtggcgtggaatacttgtcaaaccggttatgccatttcggtgggagcgtagagccccgacttggatatagttgggttgttcgagtcaccacacgaacttcccagtgccaacgccaagatatgcgcatcttggtggctcctgacctaaccgcGGCCACGGTTAGTGagggagggttttcgaggctatttaaaatatatttgtttatttttaatcgatgatttatacatttttttgaattatgagttactaagccaaagtataaacttggatttcttactcatatggattttgagatgatttaaaagagttttatcgagcatttcattgttgtaaattttatatcttaatttatacttgacaGTCAaggtatattgaatattttgaggagttgaaatatattttttttacctttttactttaatatattatgtatgggatatagctccatgtttagccactcactgagtaacctagttactcatcccctctttatTTTTCCCTCCCGCAGGTGACAGCACAGCAGCGGGAtagaagcgtgaagtgcttggcagagtagtttgtattttcttaagctgtgtatgaagcttatatattttggcatgtagttgatggatccactaggatattaccaaccctaatattaatatgtatctttcttctttgatactttttaaatatgttggttagctttatgttgtgtatgagatgtatactctctaagtgaatggttgttgtcatggtttaaattaaagtgatgggttgtgtaggaacatttgggtatattggattgctagaatgtttattattgttatagtggtttttGTACAGAAAgcaggttagccttacggtgatctaggggtgagttagtgttggacctcccttgggttatcgtggcggtatgtcatgagtggg
This portion of the Dioscorea cayenensis subsp. rotundata cultivar TDr96_F1 chromosome 3, TDr96_F1_v2_PseudoChromosome.rev07_lg8_w22 25.fasta, whole genome shotgun sequence genome encodes:
- the LOC120250538 gene encoding uncharacterized protein LOC120250538, which translates into the protein MPAQHSRTRRGRVNSPAVATPRAQRGGRRGEPTPPPSPSPPRQEASSRHDPAVAASVHAPEVQGATPVPASVPTPEALEAFRSHWATKGRQPTYQEYQDFLDYWRIFGRQAQTTPVTTPAPEPAPPRAPVVHSTPGEASGPSQALALSKLLKEARQLGCGSFDGTSDAMIAKEWVKRVIATFDDMSLGGETRLRVATRLLEGRARIWWESLKSRSFGQVTWSDFLREFDEEYYTRFHRDQKRHEFMRLVQGNKTVTEYETELKDLANFVPELAPTEEVLCSKFEVGLNLGIRERMTVTSKQSFKEMVQSALRAEQLVREGKRVRENIAKRRSLEAGQPSKKSRSEGSSKGNSTPGPTRPPLSQSGDQQRLTRSDSAPSVRGPEASNRCKNCGKPHKGQCQTPRKCFHCGQTGHLRSACPELGRGGSTPASQDRPLAASRGSRPRASSRATTKSGAR